The Silvanigrella paludirubra genome contains a region encoding:
- a CDS encoding response regulator transcription factor, which yields MTKKKILIIEDNEDFRSSLALEFEDKGFEVIPIESMNQIPKTNIDYAIVDLRLKNDNGIKCVELIQQISPFCRIVMLTGYPSLATAVKAIKKGAINYLAKPANMQQLEKALFEEEFIETENKKNTNATFIPVAPSLARHEREYIEYILSECNGNITSAAKRLGLHRQSLQRKLKKYPPKS from the coding sequence ATGACAAAAAAGAAAATTTTAATAATTGAAGACAACGAGGATTTTCGTTCATCATTAGCGCTTGAATTTGAAGATAAAGGTTTTGAAGTTATTCCAATTGAATCAATGAACCAAATACCAAAAACAAATATAGACTATGCTATCGTTGATTTAAGATTAAAAAATGATAATGGCATAAAATGCGTTGAATTAATTCAACAAATATCTCCTTTTTGTAGGATTGTTATGCTAACTGGATATCCGAGTTTAGCTACTGCTGTTAAAGCAATTAAAAAAGGCGCTATCAATTATCTTGCAAAGCCTGCTAATATGCAGCAATTAGAAAAAGCATTATTTGAAGAAGAGTTTATTGAAACAGAAAATAAAAAAAATACTAATGCCACATTTATACCTGTAGCACCAAGTCTTGCTAGGCATGAAAGAGAGTATATTGAATATATTTTATCTGAATGTAATGGTAATATTACTTCCGCAGCAAAAAGACTTGGACTTCATAGACAAAGTTTACAAAGAAAATTAAAAAAATATCCACCAAAAAGTTAA